CGCCAGCTGATCGACTTCGCGCGCCGCCAGACGCAGGTCAACCAGCTGCGCTACGGCGAGCCGATCGGCGTCGAGACGCTGACCAAGGAAGTCACCGACCACATCCAGCAGTACACCCAGGTCGGCGGCGCCCGACCGTTCGGCGTCGCGCTGATCGTCGGCGGCATCCAGAACGGCGAACCGCGCCTGTTCGAGACCGACCCCTCGGGGACGCCCTACGAGTGGAAGGCCCTTGCCGTCGGCTCCGACCGCGGCGAACTCCAGACCTTCCTCGAGGAGAACTACGACCCCGAAGCCGATCTGGACGGCGGTATCCGGCTCGCGCTCGACGCGCTCGCGTCCGTCAACGAGGGCTCCCTGCTCCCCAACGAGGTGGGGCTGGCGACGATCGACGTCGAGACCGAGTCCTTCGAGCAGTTCGACCAGGATCGAATCCAGTCACACCTCGAGGAGAACGACCTCCTCGATACGGGCGAGGACGAGGCCGACGACGACGAACCCGCCGAGTAATCGAGGCCCGATTCCGTTTCCGACCGCTGTTTTCCCCACCGGACCCGTCCGGGCGCGCGAGCAGCGCGTACGATCGCTCCGCCGAACGACCGCGTCTCGACACCACGCGGCACCGTCGGATCGAGTCGGGAAACACTCTTTTAATTGGCGAGGGAACCATCCGGTATGATTTCGCTCGACGAGGCGGTGACGGCGCGACTCGAGTCCCACGGGGCGCGCTTCGAGGTGCTCGTGGATCCGGACGCAGCGCTGGCGATCAAACGCGACGAGTTCGACGGCGACCTGGAGGACGTGATCGCCGCCGAGGACGTCTTCGAGGACGCCTCCCGCGGTGATCGCCCCGCGGAGGCCGACCTCGAGAAGGTCTTCGACACGACGGACCCGCTCGAGATCATTCCCGAGGTGATCACGAAAGGGGAGATCCAGATCACGGCCGATCAGCGACGCGAGATGCAAGAACAGAAGCGAAAACAGCTGATCGACACCATCACGCGCAACGCGGTCAACCCGCAGATGGACAACGCGCCCCATCCCCCCGAACGCATCGAGAACGCCCTGGAGGAGGCCGGGTTCACGGTCGATCCGATGGAGCCGGTACAGGAGCAGGTCGACGACGCCCTCGACGCGCTCCGACCGGTGATCCCGATTCGGTTCGAGGAGATCACCGTCGCCGTGCAGATACCGGCCGAACACGCGGGCAGCGCACAGGCCAAGATCCGCCAGTTCGGCGACCTGGAGCGCGAGGAGTGGCAGGCCGACGGCTCGTGGATCGGCGTCCTCACGTTCCCGGCCGGCATGCAAAACGACTTCTACGACACGGTCAACGAACACACGAGCGGCGAGGCCGAGACGGAGATCGTCAAGGACAAGGACGATCTGAAGACGCGGTAGCGACGGGGCCGCGTGGCACCGCTATCCGCGTTTGAACCCGATCAGGAAGCCGCCGGTGAAGCCGGCGCCGATCGAGAGCGTCGAGACGATCGACTCGAGCCAGTGGATATCCGCCGCACCCTGTGCCCGTTCCTGGGTTTTCAGGACCCCCGCCGAGAGTCGGTTCCAGTCCACGACGACGATTCCCTGCGACTCGAGGTAGCGAAAGACCATCAACTGGACGCCGACGATGATCGCGAGGAGTTTCGCGATCTTCTTCGCGGCGAACCCGATGACACCGCCGATGACCGCGCCGCCCCCGAACTCGAGGCCGAGCGTCGTCGGATCGAGATCTATCATTATGCGTCCCAATTCGAGTCGGCTCCTATGACTGTTGTGATCGGACACACGCTCGGGACCGGCGAGCGACCCGACCGACGATCGCTGGCTCGCGACTCCCGGGTCTCGACGGCTCGAGTGGCCGAGCGAGCGACCCGTGATCCAGCATCGGGCACGGGATTGAAGACGGTTCGCCGCGTACGGACGACTATGACTCACGTGCGTCCAACGGAGGTGTGTGACCGGCATCGTTAGCGTCTCCGGGCCCACGAATCAGTGCCCGAACCGTCCGTGCGGCCGGCGCGTGCGTGCGACGGGTCGCAGGAACGACGAGCCGCGGCACTCGAGCGAACAGGGCCGATCGCGCCCGGCGGACACACAGTCACCCCCATGAACACGATCATCGCGAAACGCGTCGATTCCGGCACGGCAGACACGAGTGAGATTCGCGACCTGGCCCGCGCGGCGGGATACACCGTCGTCGGCGAGGTCACCCAGTCACGGCGGGCGGATCCGGCCCTCCAGATCGGCGAGGGGAAGGCCGACGAGCTGGCGGCGTTGGTCGAGGAGACCGACGCCACGACCGTCATCTTCGACAACCGACTGGGGCCGTATCAGATGTACAACCTCGGACGGCTCCTCCCAGAGGGCGTCGAAGTCATCGATCGCTTCACGCTGATTCTCGAGATCTTCGGGCAGCGTGCGCAGACGCGGAAGGCCCAGCTCCAGGTCGAACTGGCCGAACTCAGGTACGAACTCCCGCGCGCGGAGGCGAAGACGAGCCTCGCCAAGCGCGAGGAACACCCCGGGTTCATGGGTCTCGGTGAGTACGACGAGAGCCGCGAGCGGGACATCAAGGCCCAGATCAGCCGGATCAAGGACGAACTCGAGCGGATCGAGCAGACCGAGCAGCACCGTCGGGAGCGACGGCGCGATTCCGGGTTCGATCTGGTCGCGCTCGCGGGATACACGAACGCGGGCAAGTCGACGCTACTGCGCCAGCTCGCGACCGATCTCGAGGTCGACGAAAACGAGGAACTGCACCCCGATCTGGATACGACGGCGGAGTCCCAGGACAAGCTGTTCACGACGCTGGGGACGACGACCCGCCGGGCGGACATCGACCGGCGGGACGTGCTGGTGACGGACACGGTCGGCTTCATCAGCGATCTGCCCCACTGGCTGGTCGAGTCGTTCAAGTCGACGCTGGACTCCGTCTACCGGGCGGATCTCGTCTTGCTCGTCGTCGACGTCAGCGAGCCGATCGACGAGATCCACGAGAAGCTGGTCACCTCCCACGACACCCTCTACGAGCGCAACGAGGCACCGATCGTGACCGTCCTGAACAAGATCGATCAGGTGACCGACGAAGAACTCGCGGAGAAACGCGAGGCCCTCTCGTCGCTCGCGCCGAACCCCGTCTCCGTCAGCGCGAAGGAGGGTCTCAACGTCGATACCCTCCTCGATCGGATCGACCACGAACTCCCCGACTGGGAGGCAGAGCGACTCATGTTGCCGATGACCGACGACACGATGAGCGTCGTGTCGTGGATCCACGACAACGCACACGTCGACGACGTCGCCTACGGCGACGAGGACGTCATCGTCTCCTTCGAGGCCCGACCCGCGGTGATCTCGCAGGCGCGCTCGCGCGCGAGCGAGCTACGGACCGCCGCGGCGGAATCCGCGTAGTTTCTTCGAACGGTATTTGACTGTCGCTCGGGATGGCTTGGACGTGCCATCACGTTCCCAATCTGACACCGACGACCCGCGATCGTTTTACGACGAATACGGCGACGACGAGTGGGAGCGACTCGAGGACGGTCTCGACGGTCGACTGGAGTTTACTGCCACCGTGGAGACCGTCGCGGAACACCTCCCGCCTACTGGCCGTGTGCTCGATGCCGGCGGCGGTCCAGGACGGTACAGTCTCTGGCTCGCCGAACAGGGATACGACGTTACGTTGGTGGATCTCAGTCGGGGGCAGCTCACCATCGCACGAGAGCGGGTACGCGAGTACGGTGTCGAGTCCAACGTCACGCTATCGCAGGGAACCATTACGGAGCTTGGTCTGGCTGCGAATACGTTCGATGCGACGTGCTGTCTCGGCGGACCGCTTTCTCACGTGAGAGACGAACCGGACCGCGTACGTGCAGTTCGTGAACTGCAACGAGTGAGTCGAGCCGGTGCGCCGGTGTTCGTCTCCGTGATGGGGCTGCTCGGTGCAGTACAGCTGTACCTCCTGACGGGCCACAATCTCGAGGCACTCCCAGCGCTGCTCGAACACGGTGATTACGATTCCGAGCTGCTCGAGGAATACGGCTACGAGAACGAATTTACGGCGACGCACTTCTTCCGGCGGGACGAACTGCAGTCGCTCCTCACGGAGAACGGGATCGACGTGGTCACGATGAAAGGATTGGAGGGTTTGGCTTCGCCACTTCACGCCGATCGACTCAGAACGGGTCTCGAAGCGATCTCGGATGCCGAACGCGAGGCCCTCGAGAAGGTCGTTCGACGGACCAACGCTGCGTCGACTGTAACGGAACTGTCGATTCACATGCTCGCCGTCGGAGAAGCATAGACCGGCCGAATGCGAACTGTACGTGACAAACCGGCTCGCGTGCGTTCGGTCTCGAAACCCACAGCGGCCGTCGATCGCTGTCGCGACCCTCACTTATAAATCGCTGACCTGAGTCCGGGTAGGATATGGAACGTGTTGCGATCATCGGTGCCTCGATGACCCAGTTCGGGCAACGCGAGGGGGAGTGGATCATGGATCTCCTCGCGGAGGCTGGAATCGAGTGTCTCGAGGATGCGGGTGTCGACGCTGACGACGTCGACCACCTGTACGTCTCGAACATGGCGAGTGGCGAGTTCGAAGGACAGACCGGCGTGCCGAACGCGCTGGCACACGACCTCGACGCGATGCCGGCGTACACCCAGCGCGTCGACCAGACGAGTTCCAGCGGCGGTGCCGGGATCTTTGCGGCCTGGCAGTCGGTCGCCAGCGGGGCCAGCGACATGACGCTGCTCGTCGGCGGCGAGAAGATGACCCACAAGACGACCGGGGAAGCCACCGACGTCATCGCGTCGCTGACCCACCCCGTCGAGTACAAGACGGGCGTCACGCTCCCGTCGTTCGCCGGTCTGACGGCGCGCCACTACCTCGAGCGGTTCGACGCGCCCCGCGAGAGCCTCGGGAAGGTCGCGGTCAAGAACCACAAAAACGGCGTGGACAACCCACACGCCCAGTTCCAGAAGGAGATCGACCTCGAGACGGTCCTCGAGTCACCGATCGTCGCCGACCCGCTGCGGCTGTACGACTTCTGTCCGATCACGGACGGTTCGGCGGCGCTCATGCTCTGTCCCGAGTCGGTCGCACAGAAGTATACGGACGAGTACGTCGTGATTTCGGGGATCGACGGCGCGACGGATACGCACGTCGTCCACGAGCGCGAGGACCCGACCGTGATGGGCGGCGTCGTCGAGAGCGGCGAGGGTGCCTACGAGATGAGCGGGCTCGGCCCCGAGGATATCGACGTGGCCGAACTCCACGATATGTTCACCATCCTCGAATTCCTCCAGATGGAGGGGCTCGGCTTCGCCGAGCAGGGCGAGGCCTGGACACTCGTCGAGGACGGCTACACGGACCGCGACGGTCAGTTACCGATCAACACCTCGGGTGGGCTCAAATCGAAGGGGCATCCGTTGGGGGCCAGCGGTGTGGCACAGGGCGTCGAGATTTACGAACAGCTGGTCGGCGAGGCCGGCCCGCGACAGGTCGACGCGGACGTGGGGCTGTGCTGTAACGTCGGCGGCTTCGGCAACTGCGTTATTACTACGATTATGGAGGCTGCACGATGACGATGGACGCGACGCGCTACGAGGACGGATCGATCAGTTACCCCGGCCACCCGCGTGGACCGGGCGGATCGGAGCCGGTCGAAACGATCGATCTCAGCGAATACACCGCCGAGATCGTGACGTGGACGACCAGTACCGCGACGCCACCCGGCGTCCGCGAGCCCAATCACCTCGCGATCGTCGAGTTCGACGTCGACGGCGAGTCGGTCCGCGCGATCGGGCAACTGACCACCGGCGACGTCGAGACGGGCGACGAGGTCCGACCGGTTTACGTCGACGAACTCCGCGAACCCGGTGCGGGTATCAGGGTGCCCGAAAGTCAGGAGTGGGACGGGTATCGGTTCGAGCCGGTGTAAGTCGTCACAAAACAGCTCTCCGCGGAGACGGGCGCTTCGTTCGTCGCCGAAACGGCTGTCCAGCCGTCGTCGACTACCGTGCTCTCCCCATACCTGCCCCGACAGCCGTTCGCGGCAATTGCCGAGAACCCCTCGAGGGAGCGCGACGGCCTCCGTTCGGTTCGATTGATTCGTTGAACGGTTCTCTCCCTTAGTTTTAAACCACCGTTCGTGGTCAGCCATCGGCAGAGGGCACACAATATATGGAACGTGTTGCGATCATCGGTGCCTCGATGACCCAGTTCGGGCAACGCGAGGAGGAGTGGATCACGGATCTCCTCGCGGAGGCCAGCATCGAGTGTCTCGAGGACGCAGGCGTCGACACGGACGACGTCGACCACCTGTACGTCTCGAACATGACGAGCGGCGAGTTCGAAGGACAGACCGGCGTAATGAACGCGCTGGTACACGACATCGGTGCCATGCCGGCGTACACCCAGCGCGTCGACCAGACGAGCGCGAGCGGCGGTGCCGGGATCTTTGCGGCCTGGCAGTCGGTCGCCAGCGGGGCCAGCGACATGACGCTGCTCGTCGGCGGCGAGAAGATGACGCACCGATCGACGTCCGAAACGACCGATATCATCGCCTCGGTCACACACCCCGTCGAGTACAAGACGGGCGTCACGCTCCCGTCGTTCGCCGGACTCACCGCGCGCCACTACCTCGAGCGGTTCGATGCGCCACGCGAGAGTCTCGGAAAGGTCGCGGTCAAGAACCACAAGAACGGCGTCGACAACCCACACGCCCAGTTCCAGAAGGAGGTCGACCTCGAGACGATCCTCGAGTCGCCCATCGTCGCCGACCCGCTGCGGCTGTACGATTTCTGTCCGATCACGGATGGGTCGGCGGCGCTCATGTTCTGTCCGGAATCCGTGGCACAGGAACATACCGACGAGTACGCCGTCGTGTCGGGCGTCGACGGCGCGACGGACACGCAGGTCGTTCACGAGCGCGAGGATCCGACCGTGATGGGCGGCGTCGTCGAGAGCGGCGAGGGTGCCTACGAGATGAGCGGGCTCGGCCCCGAAGACGTCGACGTGGCCGAACTGCACGATATGTTTACTATCCTCGAATTCCTCCAGATGGAGGGGCTCGGCTTCGCCGAGCAGGGTGAGGCCTGGACACTCGTCGAGGAGGGAGACACCGAGCGAGACACCGGTTCGTTGCCGACCAACACCTCGGGCGGGCTCAAATCGAAAGGCCATCCTCTCGGCGCAAGCGGCGTGGCACAGGGCGTCGAAATCTACGAACAGCTGGTCGGCGAGGCCGGCCCGCGGCAGGTCGACGCGGACGTGGGACTGTGTTGTAACGTCGGCGGCTTCGGCAACTGCGTTATCACCACGATCATGGAGGCTGCAAAATGACGATGGAGGCGACGCGCTACGAGGACGGATCGATCACCTACCCCGGTCATCCGCGCGGTCCGGGCGGGTCGGAGCCGGTCGAGACGATCGACCTCAGCGAGTACACCGCGGAAGTCGTGACGTGGACGACCAGTACCGCGACGCCACCCGGCGTCCGCGAGCCCAATCACCTCGCGATCGTCGAGTTCGACGTCGACGGCGAGTCGGTCCGCGCGATCGGGCAACTGACCACCGGCGACGTCGAGACGGGCGACGAGGTCCGACCGGTTTACGTCGACGAACTCCGCGAACCCGGTGCGGGTATCAGGGAGCCCGAAAGTCAGGAGTGGGACGGGTATCGGCTCGAGCCGATCTAGCGGTCCCCGCCCCTCGTCGCGTTACGTTTCGTCGCTGCCGTTTTCGCCGTCACCGGTTTCGTCGCCAGCAGCCCCGGGATCGTCATCTTCTGCAGTCGGTTCGCCGGAACCGCTCTCGTTCGCGTCGCTCCCGTCATCGTCGTCGGCGTACTGGTCCCGTAGCGTCTCGAGTTCGGCGTTGACGTCGACGGCGGAGTCGGGATCATCGGTGCGGTCCGGTTCCGTCTCGGCGTCGGGCAGAGGCCCCTCTTCGATATCGATCGTGACGGGTTCGTCGGACGCCGCGCGATCCGAATCCGTCGCACCTCCCTCTCCGTCGACGGCGTCCCGGAGCCGGCTATCGACGTCGTCACGGAGGGCGCGAGCGTCCGCAAGGAGGTCGCGGGCGTCTTCGTCGGCGGGGAGCCCGCCGGTAGAGGCTGCCCGCTGGAGTTCGGCCAGCACGGTATCGAGCTGGGAGAGCGTCGTTCGGCGGAGTTCGCTCGCGCGCTCGCTCGTCGCCTCGGCGGCGGTCGCGGTTCGATCTCGAGCCTCCCGCTCGGTTCGGACGACTTTCAGGCTCCGCTGGAACGCCTCGAGCGCGCGGACGCTGGTCTCGAGGACGGCCAGCGCGGCCGGCAGGGCCACATCGTCGGT
The Natrinema salaciae genome window above contains:
- a CDS encoding FUN14 domain-containing protein, translated to MIDLDPTTLGLEFGGGAVIGGVIGFAAKKIAKLLAIIVGVQLMVFRYLESQGIVVVDWNRLSAGVLKTQERAQGAADIHWLESIVSTLSIGAGFTGGFLIGFKRG
- the hflX gene encoding GTPase HflX, whose protein sequence is MNTIIAKRVDSGTADTSEIRDLARAAGYTVVGEVTQSRRADPALQIGEGKADELAALVEETDATTVIFDNRLGPYQMYNLGRLLPEGVEVIDRFTLILEIFGQRAQTRKAQLQVELAELRYELPRAEAKTSLAKREEHPGFMGLGEYDESRERDIKAQISRIKDELERIEQTEQHRRERRRDSGFDLVALAGYTNAGKSTLLRQLATDLEVDENEELHPDLDTTAESQDKLFTTLGTTTRRADIDRRDVLVTDTVGFISDLPHWLVESFKSTLDSVYRADLVLLVVDVSEPIDEIHEKLVTSHDTLYERNEAPIVTVLNKIDQVTDEELAEKREALSSLAPNPVSVSAKEGLNVDTLLDRIDHELPDWEAERLMLPMTDDTMSVVSWIHDNAHVDDVAYGDEDVIVSFEARPAVISQARSRASELRTAAAESA
- a CDS encoding OB-fold domain-containing protein; amino-acid sequence: MTMEATRYEDGSITYPGHPRGPGGSEPVETIDLSEYTAEVVTWTTSTATPPGVREPNHLAIVEFDVDGESVRAIGQLTTGDVETGDEVRPVYVDELREPGAGIREPESQEWDGYRLEPI
- a CDS encoding class I SAM-dependent methyltransferase, whose product is MPSRSQSDTDDPRSFYDEYGDDEWERLEDGLDGRLEFTATVETVAEHLPPTGRVLDAGGGPGRYSLWLAEQGYDVTLVDLSRGQLTIARERVREYGVESNVTLSQGTITELGLAANTFDATCCLGGPLSHVRDEPDRVRAVRELQRVSRAGAPVFVSVMGLLGAVQLYLLTGHNLEALPALLEHGDYDSELLEEYGYENEFTATHFFRRDELQSLLTENGIDVVTMKGLEGLASPLHADRLRTGLEAISDAEREALEKVVRRTNAASTVTELSIHMLAVGEA
- the psmA gene encoding archaeal proteasome endopeptidase complex subunit alpha, translated to MQGQQQQQAYDRGITIFSPDGRLYQVEYAREAVKRGTASIGVRTNDGVVLAVDKRVPSPLLEDSSVEKIHKADDHVGIASAGHVADARQLIDFARRQTQVNQLRYGEPIGVETLTKEVTDHIQQYTQVGGARPFGVALIVGGIQNGEPRLFETDPSGTPYEWKALAVGSDRGELQTFLEENYDPEADLDGGIRLALDALASVNEGSLLPNEVGLATIDVETESFEQFDQDRIQSHLEENDLLDTGEDEADDDEPAE
- a CDS encoding thiolase family protein → MERVAIIGASMTQFGQREEEWITDLLAEASIECLEDAGVDTDDVDHLYVSNMTSGEFEGQTGVMNALVHDIGAMPAYTQRVDQTSASGGAGIFAAWQSVASGASDMTLLVGGEKMTHRSTSETTDIIASVTHPVEYKTGVTLPSFAGLTARHYLERFDAPRESLGKVAVKNHKNGVDNPHAQFQKEVDLETILESPIVADPLRLYDFCPITDGSAALMFCPESVAQEHTDEYAVVSGVDGATDTQVVHEREDPTVMGGVVESGEGAYEMSGLGPEDVDVAELHDMFTILEFLQMEGLGFAEQGEAWTLVEEGDTERDTGSLPTNTSGGLKSKGHPLGASGVAQGVEIYEQLVGEAGPRQVDADVGLCCNVGGFGNCVITTIMEAAK
- a CDS encoding DUF7547 family protein; amino-acid sequence: MADHDDELVDAVRELARTIDDLRAELDGSRPRRRPPLRPPTPRELLRFTDDVALPAALAVLETSVRALEAFQRSLKVVRTEREARDRTATAAEATSERASELRRTTLSQLDTVLAELQRAASTGGLPADEDARDLLADARALRDDVDSRLRDAVDGEGGATDSDRAASDEPVTIDIEEGPLPDAETEPDRTDDPDSAVDVNAELETLRDQYADDDDGSDANESGSGEPTAEDDDPGAAGDETGDGENGSDET
- a CDS encoding thiolase family protein, whose product is MERVAIIGASMTQFGQREGEWIMDLLAEAGIECLEDAGVDADDVDHLYVSNMASGEFEGQTGVPNALAHDLDAMPAYTQRVDQTSSSGGAGIFAAWQSVASGASDMTLLVGGEKMTHKTTGEATDVIASLTHPVEYKTGVTLPSFAGLTARHYLERFDAPRESLGKVAVKNHKNGVDNPHAQFQKEIDLETVLESPIVADPLRLYDFCPITDGSAALMLCPESVAQKYTDEYVVISGIDGATDTHVVHEREDPTVMGGVVESGEGAYEMSGLGPEDIDVAELHDMFTILEFLQMEGLGFAEQGEAWTLVEDGYTDRDGQLPINTSGGLKSKGHPLGASGVAQGVEIYEQLVGEAGPRQVDADVGLCCNVGGFGNCVITTIMEAAR
- a CDS encoding PhlB family protein codes for the protein MTMDATRYEDGSISYPGHPRGPGGSEPVETIDLSEYTAEIVTWTTSTATPPGVREPNHLAIVEFDVDGESVRAIGQLTTGDVETGDEVRPVYVDELREPGAGIRVPESQEWDGYRFEPV
- a CDS encoding ribosome assembly factor SBDS, producing the protein MISLDEAVTARLESHGARFEVLVDPDAALAIKRDEFDGDLEDVIAAEDVFEDASRGDRPAEADLEKVFDTTDPLEIIPEVITKGEIQITADQRREMQEQKRKQLIDTITRNAVNPQMDNAPHPPERIENALEEAGFTVDPMEPVQEQVDDALDALRPVIPIRFEEITVAVQIPAEHAGSAQAKIRQFGDLEREEWQADGSWIGVLTFPAGMQNDFYDTVNEHTSGEAETEIVKDKDDLKTR